Genomic DNA from Parasteatoda tepidariorum isolate YZ-2023 chromosome 3, CAS_Ptep_4.0, whole genome shotgun sequence:
agacatgccatcacaatttcagGCAATGGAAGATAAATTGCCCATGATCTGTCTTATCATTAGCCAATTCAAAAGAATCAAAAgtgagcattttttaaaaagccaaaaaaggccggcttttataaataaaagctgatcttttataaatatataaagaccgcttttataaataaaagagcggtttttataaatagaagtcactctttttttaataaaaactgtccGGTTTAGCCTATCTTGAAGTTTTTTGGGTGGCTCCGACCTCCTTAGCCACGTCCCTGATAATTAAGCGTACCAACAGATAACTATCCCCTACAAACTGTGCAAGTTGTACTTAAAATAGCACAATAAAATCCGATATGAAAAGTTTCTcaggatttttttgttttgttttgagtaACGAAATTTTGGAGAGTATTACACCATAATGTAGCTCATGTTTTCTGCATTCTTAATATTGTATAAAGttgaaccattttattttatttcttaatcttGATTACACGATATTATGGTTCCACATGGACGGAATCATGGTTCATTTTAAAACCCTATTAAGAAGGCAATAAATTTGAACTAAGTAAcagtttttgtttcaaagagtgtaaaaggatttttaatattcttattgccaaataaatgaagtatttatacatattttttagaatatttataactGCACACTTGAAGTGAAAAGAGACAGTGATGGTGATATTTTTTCCAAGTATTCAGattgtaacaaaaaagaaatcaagaacattttatatttcacattaaaagtcaatatatttgttaacataattaaacaatcatatttttaagagtcaaaaatttatttgaaaagtttatagtaggtaaaattttacttacttataACTCGTTTTGTGAAACgtcattaatatattaatttatttgtataatttatatatattttttacccgCTGTTTAgtaattgaaaagaatattatcaaaatgtaattaattttggatttccttttaacttttaaactatcataaaaggaatattgaaatagaacaaaattctattaaaaatttatctataattgagtttaatttttataagggagtatttgcattctttttttttcttgcaaagaGAACAGTGGACTAAAAAAGGTTGGGAATTTATGGTTTAGAtgaataagtataaatatttttctcaataattgatgaattgtatatattttagtaaatcaTTTGTGAATTATCTGTTATGGGGCCAGTCACTGTATACCATTTTCTTTTGCGAGAGCAGTTTCTAAGCATTCATGTGCATGTCTAAGGCATTCAGATGCAGCAAGAATCGCACtttataaatagatataaaaaagttgcttaaatgaaataagttcaaaatacttacttaaaagaattattttattctaaaaaaaatattttaaatcataaatttaaaaagaatgaataacAAATAGAAACTCGGTAAATAACTCATCATTTTAATTCTTGCAAATAAATAGTGATAgagtaactgaaaaaatttaacaactaagTACTTTTATAAGTAGAATATTGTTTAACATAAGCTTTAGTGTTCTCAGCCGTTCCCTGATGTAATTGAACATAAATCAAAAGTGACAATGCACGTGGTGGCATCTTACCATTTGTGCTCGTCGTCTGCATTAAACATTCTAAGGATTTACTCCACTCTTCTCTGACTGCATAAGCTACGGCTAAATTATACtgtgtaataaattttgctgaTGAAATAGCATTAGGAAACCAATTAGGGACATTACCCACTGGACGGCTTCCATCGTCAttcttttcattcaatttagaaTCAAAACGGGTTTGGTGTTTCAAAGAAACTTCAGAAGAGTTAACTGGAAAGGCTAATTCTATATCTGAAGTACACTGATAATTGAGATGCTCAACTGCATCTGTTATACGATCCATCAACAAGAGCGATTCACCAGCATACAAGTGAGCTAAAAACTTGTGAGCACCAGAAATCCTTGGCTGCGCTAGCAAAGATTTAGCATATTCATGAGCTAAGAGGACGTCACCCAGACACAGAGATACATAAGAAGCAGCGATCAGGATGGAGTTTCGTAAGCTCAAGATTTCTGCCCCTTGTACAAAATTGGATGGCAGAGTCGATAGAATATTACTTTCTTCTGATGAATCGGTTTCTTCAGAAGGTGGCACACTGGCAGATAAAGACTCATTGGTTGGGTTTTCTCCCACAAGATGCAGAGCATTCTTCAAGCAGAGCAAAGCAAAATGCAAAGATGGTGTATCAGAATTGGGAGGAGAACTAGTTTTAGGGATGTCAGCGGAAGACTTTTCGGATGAAGAATTTAAGATAAGTTTCCTGTGTGGTCCCGTGCCAAccattgattttataaaagagacattttttaattcaacaaacTGAGCAGTATTATCTGGTTTGTGCAAATTGATGCAGCATTCTGCTATGCGTAACCACAGCCGTGGATTGCTATGATACGAAGGTATGACTTGCTTGAAGCATTTGAATGCCTCCAAATATCTCTGAGCTTGTAAACGCTGCATACCTAAATTATACATCAACTGATGTTGTGTTGATGTACTCATTAAATGTAGAGGACGAGCACTCGATTTGCCCTCTCTAGAATCGGCAATTGATGCAATTTCAGACTCAAAACACTCTAAAGCTTTAGTGATGTAATGGCAACCTAAGTTTGGTTTACCCATGTAAAAGTGAATGCAACCAACATTATTGTAGTAAATGGTAGGCAGAAAATCTCCAGTTTCTTTTATATACTTAGAAATATCTGTAGGCAAAGTGACAgaattaagcaattttatagCTTTACGATAATTACCACGTTGATATTCGAGTTGGCTCTTCAAATAAAAAGCAGGAATGTTTTGAGCTTGGGTTCCAGAAGACatcaaattctttatttctcttttacacGCCTTGGATGTCTTGATCATAGCATAGCACCTAGCCTTACACAGCTGCAATCTGCGcctatatatttcatttacactatcaccattttcttctttttgaccatctttctcttttgaattagattttccacagtttttattattagaaaaaagcaTTGTTTCTAAGTACCCAATCAGGCATAATGCTTTTCTTGGCTGATACACACATAGATATAATTCTAAGAgcaaaaaacatacatttctgGCCAAATTTTCTTCCAAAGGCTCAACAAACTGAAATACTTTATCTAGAATGCTGATGGCTGAATGATATTGATGCAGATGAAACATTACAATTGCTTGATTGTATAATGCAACACAACTGTCTACATCATCTAGAGATTCTAGATCTTGAACATCGATGTGTGCAAGCCTACATACTTCCACcatctttttattaaagatttcagTTTTCTTACAGTTAGATAAATAGTATTCTGTTACAGCCAAATTATGCATAACTTTAGAGTCTTGGGGTCTACGAGACATAAGTTTTTTAAGTATAGATGCacattgttcaaatttttctagTTCAAACTCTTGATATGCTTGAGCAGCCATTTCTCTATCAACATCAGGAACTGCTTGATAACTTAAGTCTGAAGATGAAGCTTTTCTTGCATCAGATTCTTCGTCACACATGATTGTTATGAGCCAATCATAAATCTTTTTGGATTGAAACTTTCCTATACCTCAAtggctagaaaaaaaataataatttgttattaatatgaTGGAGAAACAAACTACTCtctcaattaattttcaaaatatttgaatctcttaaaagtctattttttaaaatccttgaaaagttatttataaaattcaatagtttagatcagtgattctcaaccactgtgccgcggcacttttgtgtgccaccaaatattaaaaatgatacaataaaaattataatgctttttttttcattatgagtaaagtttaaattatagaaaagcgtgtgcatatatatatactttctataatttttccaagctttaaccgcgtgaacatctttgtcggcgATCGTATTatctctgacaatcttaaaataagatggaagtgtttaaattgtatatgacacacaattttaaaaaatgttgtaagagctaatcattaaagtaagctatgtaattaataaacaaattagcaaaggataactaaaaaaatcaaatatataaaaacaaattaacaaaggataacttaaaaaacaaattttcaaaggataactaacaaaaattaagctaacaattaataattagaaaaaatcctagttaacaaaaaaataatagttaataattacagaaaacaagctaacaattaataactagcaaaaaagtaaataactgttactaataaaaaattggtcaaaagaaataattaatcccttaataaatgtgcttttgtagtatatattattttatttcacattcaaaattattatcacaaactatttaacacagtgtaaaataggtaattaaacaacttttaatctaatttttttcatagtgtGCCGCCAAATTTCGAAATCGNtattttataatttttccaagctttaaccgcgtgaacatctttgtcggcgATCGTATTGTCTccgacaatcttaaaataagacggaaatgtttaaattgttatgacacacaattttaaaaaatgttgtaagagctaatcattaaagtaagctatgtaattcataaacaaattaacaaaggataactaaaaaaaacaaatatataaaaaacaaattaacaaaggataacttaaaaaacaaattttcaaaggataactaacaaaaattaagctaacaattagtaattagcaaaaaacctagttaacaaaaaaatcacaaaaaaataacagttaataattagagaaaacaagctaacaattaataaccagcaaaaaagtaaataactgttactaactaataaaaaattggtcaaaagaaataattaatcgcTTAATAAATGTggttttgtagtacatattattttatttcacattcaaaattattatcacaaactatttaacacagtgtaaaataggtaattaaacaacttttaaggttgagaatcactattttagataataaatatataattaaacaaaataatcttatgtacaaaatattaaattttttagaaagttcatataataacagttaatacataaaaatactttaaattatattatataaaaaacatttaaaaaatgctggcTTGTgaaaatcaaatacattgtCACAATTACTCTTGAAAAAAGTCCCATATCCAAAATCATTGGGACTATGGCAAgtccaatatatttttctggaTAATAAGTCTTTAATGTGAACTAAGACTAAAACAGacgttatttaataaaagaacaataaataaatggcaGTTAACTTTAACCAGGGGATCTGttcaaacattttgtgaaaggtcctgtttttgcaaaattgtgaaaatactactatttataatttgtgaatataaaataagcattaagtcatattctttcaaccagggtcctggttttgtgaaaatagggtcctgttattgcaaaaaatcttttcaagaagttcttaaattgtaaatagatacaagattctgctcaacaattgctgctactaaattagagaagcaacatacaaatacttggtatttagcctataatGCTCagcacagaatattcatttcagaagacaaataatggaaataaaatcactcatatttttaataatttcaattgacatattttaaataacaatagcaaaataattagcaatgtatcacttttaatgtgttatgcattaagtaaatttaaacaattcttaaatttatattttatttaaaaaatttccagaaattaatttttacttacataatattctattaattaattttatgaataaatataaattgatcaattatacatttacaaaaaaaaattatgatttaatattaataagaatgcaCACACGATGTtcgtaaaagtagaaatattttcttagaatactacattaGGAATTTAAACTTAGAGAAACTTAGTTCATCTGGAACAGTCTTTTGCCCCCTTCCCTCCcggggaagggtttattcgattaacaaaacaataacgaaaataatcaaatttgtgAAGAGTCCGTTAACCGatccaaatttcttttaaacagacccctgctttaacatttatataacaGCATCTTGTTTCTTGTTAAATgacaattaattaacaaaagaatatttagtatggtaaaataaatgtCAGGAATAatacggaaaaaaaaagcaaaggaaAAGCGGAACTTCCGCTTTcttgaataaagaatttttttccttcgcaTTTCCTTTAAATTGGGAGGGAAAATCAATCCTATTTAATatattgagtaatttttttttgaatgaaaacatttataatttaaaccaaaataaaaccTGTCAGCAGATGTTTCATTAATAGTTCCCTTCATTAATATTTGTGGTTTATTCCTCTCACATTcacaagtttatttttctctaactattcttgtttttcaacaatttttaaagatagcTTATTACAGcagtcaggggtctgtctaggtttttctgagaggtacctattttgtgaaaatttagacataatttgtgaaaaattaaaaattatattaaaagatcaacacaaaaatatggtaatatatatggatttatcgtttcttaagggataaaaaattttttttaaaagaaaaagtattttgtgaaactaccgtttttccgttgaatttgtgaaggtaccgataagcggtagtaaattcggcctggacagactcCTGGCAgtataaatatgtttagttaTTATAAACACAACACGAGgatgtataaaaaattcctttaagaaaaatgaaaagagaattattttcatCGTTAAAAAGGGTTCCCAAATAGATGTTTCCAGTAAATTGATGTCCAGATATGAGACTAAGAACTGTATGTATACACACtggtgaaaaaaattgagagaatTTGCACATTAATTACTTGCAGTCACTGCCTGAAGAGTCATGATGAAAGAAATACAggggaaaataatgataatcacCACAGAATCAGAGAAAAATGCTCTTTGCACGAGCTTATGGTCATTGATATCATGAGCTAAAGAAGTGCTCAAGAAGTATCATCAATTTATcatgcttcaaaaataaataaaactaatctaCAATGATTGCATAACATCAATATTTTCCAATGCATTGCCCAGTGTGGGAGATCTCAGATAAATAAAGTGATAGGAAATATACTTAACATATtcctttttgatttaataaattttatttataacaatattgaCTGCAACTGTATCAAatcagttttaagaaaatatggtCTGATAAGCACAGTGATGTTTTGAAGTGCTGGCAAACTCAAGCAAATTTTGCTTAGCTTCAATATTATttcactaccactttaaatatggtAGAAGGCTTTCAGATTGGTATTGTAAAACTTAGTtactatttaaagttaaatagatACCTTTTAATTTCACCCAAGAATGCAAAAGGCTATAAGAGTAGAGAAGTCTTCGCAATCAGCCTAAATATagtaatctaaaataaataaaaacatatattagaattaaataggaaataattttgagcTCTGTCTATATTGGAAAAAAGCGACCAGTTGCATGCATATCTTGACTGCAATTTTTCTaggtcaaaagaaaaaaaaactacacatGGATATTAACAAAATCATGCTATCAAGATAATAGGTTAATTactatgcatttaaatatttcatagaaactACAGAGGCTTTAAAGATGTTTGCagtattaattgaatattatgttttcaaaactatattacATACTAATGATAAAggcaaaatagattttatttaaaaaaaaaaggttattcaGAAGTTATTTTTCTGTCGATTTTTGGGATCTTTCAAATAATAGATAAACACCTAATTAAGTTGGTAATTGCTAATTTTTGCGGTCAATAGAGGACAGATAAAGACAAGAGAAATTCCCTTCTTCAGAAAAAGTTTCTATTAAAAGGGAGAAAAGAAAACATCTGGGATTTACCAACAAAGCAGATCcaaaatcacaaataataagcttacataaaatttaaatgactcCTTGCTGTACATGCAgtgtacatatattttatctcTAATGGCAGAGGGGATTGACACAGGATACAAATAACATAACTCAAGAGAACaactgcataaaaattaaaaacagacatTTCCAGGAAtgtgctacattttagattttcaaattcatgacttttcatggctaattccaagaatttttcctgatttaacaaagttactattttctctgacaataacacaacaataaatttaaaaaagcattataataacattaattgaaatgatatgtataaccaaaactgttatactctgcatcttcatatttatagattttaaattaagaaaacagattgatgaaagagttgaagcaatataatagctgaaaaaaatacaaaagcaaataatttttttctgcaaacattacattctaaagatacttttcttgttcatcgaaAAGGAGAGAAATACtcatgatttttctgttctcatttcagaataaaaaaattccccagtgactggcttgcttcagctagaattttaaatcgataaaaaaaaattctacaatcactaaagtttaaaagataattcgctctaaaaattatgttttttctttcattttttgaaagaacaccataatttttaaagaacacgataaagacaaaaaacattttatatttcatccaATATGattgtgagtggggattttgttacaaattcagatattcggaaaaCTATGAAATTGGGAGggggtaaattccattttaaaaattagatttttcggccatctaaatccatgacttttctttaaaaaaaaaaaatagttaaaattatgacTAACTTTGCTCAATACCGAAATCCATGATATTCCAGGTGTGCAGAAACCCTGCATTTTTCTCATTTGACTTCGGCGGGTTATTATTGACCTGTTATATGTAGGTGCCCTTTTTGGCCAAATCATCAGTCATTTCATTGCCCTTTATTCCGCAGTGAAAAAGAAtatatagcttttaaaaaatgtagttcaCACTCAGGGAAattgttgaattaaataaaatagtagttgaatagtaatttaaaagatatgtaTCTTTATGCAAGGATAGatctgcaaaattattttaaggaaaagagCATTTTagagtataaaatttatacaattatgtAACAATAAAACTATGCCTTCtccatttttaagcaaataatttgatttatgtttttttttcatatcaagTGATTCAGTTAAAGATAAATCATTCATAAATTGTGGTAAatgtaatagaataaaataaaagatattacaaTTTCAACAAActatcatataaaatttaatgattctttTCTCTATATGCAATCTaacaatgaacaaaaaaagatatttaggaAAAGTGTGATGTTTCTATATTGGTACCTGTTCACGCCAACTACAATTGTAAAACATGTGggtaataaacaaattaatggaTTAACCCCcacaaataaataatcatttcttttttcaagaatcttaattattgaaaatcttccaaagaattatttcttagaagtttataaatgaatgaGAAGGTTCAGATAAATTTCGTTCACCAAAACATACAATTTAAacacaatgaaaaaacaaacatagaTTTTAGTTACTCTTAGGAAACAATGATatctaaagtaaattaattat
This window encodes:
- the LOC107438380 gene encoding CCR4-NOT transcription complex subunit 10; protein product: MCDEESDARKASSSDLSYQAVPDVDREMAAQAYQEFELEKFEQCASILKKLMSRRPQDSKVMHNLAVTEYYLSNCKKTEIFNKKMVEVCRLAHIDVQDLESLDDVDSCVALYNQAIVMFHLHQYHSAISILDKVFQFVEPLEENLARNVCFLLLELYLCVYQPRKALCLIGYLETMLFSNNKNCGKSNSKEKDGQKEENGDSVNEIYRRRLQLCKARCYAMIKTSKACKREIKNLMSSGTQAQNIPAFYLKSQLEYQRGNYRKAIKLLNSVTLPTDISKYIKETGDFLPTIYYNNVGCIHFYMGKPNLGCHYITKALECFESEIASIADSREGKSSARPLHLMSTSTQHQLMYNLGMQRLQAQRYLEAFKCFKQVIPSYHSNPRLWLRIAECCINLHKPDNTAQFVELKNVSFIKSMVGTGPHRKLILNSSSEKSSADIPKTSSPPNSDTPSLHFALLCLKNALHLVGENPTNESLSASVPPSEETDSSEESNILSTLPSNFVQGAEILSLRNSILIAASYVSLCLGDVLLAHEYAKSLLAQPRISGAHKFLAHLYAGESLLLMDRITDAVEHLNYQCTSDIELAFPVNSSEVSLKHQTRFDSKLNEKNDDGSRPVGNVPNWFPNAISSAKFITQYNLAVAYAVREEWSKSLECLMQTTSTNGKMPPRALSLLIYVQLHQGTAENTKAYVKQYSTYKST